The following proteins are encoded in a genomic region of Falco cherrug isolate bFalChe1 unplaced genomic scaffold, bFalChe1.pri scaffold_35, whole genome shotgun sequence:
- the LOC129735104 gene encoding heat shock factor protein 5-like isoform X2 produces MQSSYEAELMPSDWLCNTSEENKKAEVSLEAMFQVAAEVHSSCKAEKVGVAPVESQNSILELNGNQAPPVNGYTPSSTEESQLERLTPVTSDMSFLVAADGALDLSPLQPSDILCAADPTLSIETAAAAKILQELLTTQEAGEKRSKEPHHRPAEFSLMFFQEELFSPEQENSSVKSESRTSETEERQFTSGAEPVNESVEQTDSSVKSFSRKRRSSDTGNSLDLRLPVDVPRKRGCFLEDEIRE; encoded by the exons ATGCAGTCATCTTACGAAGCTGAACTGATGCCATCTGACTGGCTATGTAAtacatctgaagaaaacaagaaggcagaagtCAGTCTTGAAGCCATGTTTCAGGTTGCCGCTGAGGTGCATTCAtcatgcaaagctgaaaaggtgGGAGTGGCACCTGTAGAGAGCCAGAATTCAATCCTGGAGCTTAATGGAAATCAGGCACCACCTGTTAATGGTTACACACCTTCTTCAACTGAGGAAAGCCAGCTGGAACGTCTCACTCCTGTAACTTCAGACATGTCGTTTCTGGTGGCAGCAGATGGAGCACTGGATTTGTCTCCATTGCAGCCTTCTGACATTCTTTGTGCTGCCGATCCCACTCTGTCTatagaaactgctgctgctgctaaaatactACAAGAACTTCTGACCACACAGGAAGCAGGTGAAAAACGGAGCAAAGAACCACATCACCGCCCAGCTGAGTTCTCCCTcatgttttttcaggaagaattgtTCAGTCCAGAGCAG gagaatagTAGTGTTAAAAGTGAATCCAGGACATCggagacagaagagagacaATTCACTTCAGGAGCTGAGCCTGTGAACGAATCTGTAGAACAGACAGattcatctgtaaaatctttCTCCCGGAAAAGACGCAGTTCAGACACAGGCAACTCTCTCG